In Erigeron canadensis isolate Cc75 chromosome 7, C_canadensis_v1, whole genome shotgun sequence, one DNA window encodes the following:
- the LOC122609162 gene encoding F-box/kelch-repeat protein At3g06240-like, whose product MRLPEFTSEDDPNNNKFIFKFGFDPKSDDYKVVKLLVCTREHKMMEVEVIRPFECDNHAIAGGHDGQVYWLCCNDHGDRDILAFDLGDEAFYEISLLDSIGKSRFAQMMLGFFNRNLCVTSYRDHLFGVKFDTWVMNDDQSSWMKHSCFTRNTSPMGFNNEFLIGHINPLSGASDPLVLYDPDTTKFKYFEGCCLDDTTRIVQYVDSLVWITPAKKIW is encoded by the exons ATGCGTCTCCCAGAATTTACTTCTGAGGATgatcctaataataataagtttatattCAAGTTTGGTTTTGACCCCAAATCCGATGATTACAAAGTTGTTAAGCTTTTAGTATGTACCCGAGAGCACAAAATGATGGAAGTTGAG GTTATTCGGCCGTTTGAGTGTGATAACCACGCCATAGCCGGTGGTCATGATGGACAAGTTTATTGGTTGTGCTGTAACGATCATGGTGACCGTGACATACTTGCATTTGATTTGGGTGATGAGGCATTCTATGAGATATCTCTTCTGGATTCTATAGGCAAATCTAGATTTGCTCAAATGATGTTGGGCTTCTTCAACAGAAACCTTTGTGTAACTTCATATAGAGATCATCTTTTTGGTGTTAAATTTGATACGTGGGTGATGAATGATGACCAATCTTCTTGGATGAAACACTCATGTTTTACTCGTAATACAAGCCCTATGGGATTCAATAATGAATTCCTAATTGGTCATATAAACCCTCTGAGTGGTGCTTCCGATCCTTTAGTCTTGTATGATCCGGATACAACCAAGTTTAAATACTTTGAGGGTTGTTGTCTTGATGACACAACCCGTATTGTTCAGTATGTCGATAGTCTGGTTTGGATAACGCCCGCTAAGAAGATTTGGTAA